A single window of Nyctibius grandis isolate bNycGra1 chromosome Z, bNycGra1.pri, whole genome shotgun sequence DNA harbors:
- the AMZ1 gene encoding archaemetzincin-1, translating to MLQCKHAQEFSFGPRALKDALISTNPALQELYAKAFSRAEKLFLSEAYNPQRTLFCTLLIRTAFDWLLSHPDAPEDFETFYHAMLRRKQSFYRKHIYLQPIDLTEGPAGLSLLDSLQSCVESFFLGLRVKCLPSIPISSIHCCYRHSRDSDRVQLHADGILNFLKNNKPMDALCVLGLTLLDLYPCETWSFTFSKFLPGQEVGVCSFARFSGDFPHAGCSSLNPLTQKERLCEVSKASRDQTLPFSAQEMVQCCKVTCHEICHLMGLGTCRWLQCIMQGALSLDEALLRPLELCPICLRKLQHVVGFKLVERYRKLYAWTQTVLSTWPRQESADLSASEDILPFSSDSGMCCENDSEAVTSLSEPLTPDTCSQALSIGPELEQDEHSCSLAEAHSQPQLAGPTNSTDIIKDYELWLETCIAALERNVSEEELAKVDKTVDALAKWEMFTGQLPAMKKDLPFARDSTGLRKVLGDKFSSLRRKLSSRKLSKGESSPHRWRWEEN from the exons ATGCTGCAGTGCAAACACGCTCAGGAATTCAGCTTCGGGCCCCGGGCTCTGAAGGATGCGCTGATCTCCACCAACCCAGCCTTGCAGGAGCTCTATGCCAAAGCTTTCTCGAGGGCGGAGAAGCTGTTCCTCTCTGAAGCCTACAACCCACAGAGAACACTCTTCTGCACGCTGCTCATCCGGACAGCTTTCGACTGGCTCCTCAGCCATCCCGATGCCCCCGAGGACTTTGAGACGTTCTATCACGCCATGctgaggaggaagcagagctTCTACCGCAAGCACATTTACCTGCAACCTATAG ACTTAACCGAAGGGCCTGCCGGGCTCTCGCTGCTGGATTCCCTCCAGAGCTGTGTTGAGTCTTTCTTCCTGGGTCTCCGTGTGAAGTgccttccctccatccccatctcTTCCATTCACTGCTGCTACCGACACAGCCGGGACTCGGATAGGGTGCAGCTTCACGCAG ATGGGATCCTGAATTTCCTGAAGAACAACAAGCCCATGGATGCTCTGTGTGTCCTTGGACTCACTCTGCTGGACCTTTACCCATGTGAGACCTGGAGCTTCACATTCAGCAAATTCTTGCCAGGACAAG AAGTGGGAGTCTGCAGCTTTGCCAGATTTTCTGGGGATTTCCCCcatgctggctgcagcagcttgAATCCGCTCACGCAGAAGGAACGGTTGTGCGAAGTCAGCAAAGCAAGCAGAGACCAGACATTGCCCTTCAGTGCCCAAGAGATGGTCCAGTGCTGCAAG GTGACCTGTCATGAGATCTGCCACCTGATGGGGCTGGGGACGTGCCGCTGGCTGCAGTGCATCATGCAGGGCGCGCTGAGCCTGGACGAAGCCCTGCTGCGGCCCCTGGAACTGTGTCCCATCTGCCTTCGGAAGCTGCAGCACGTCGTGGGCTTCAAACTTGTTGAGCGCTACAGG AAACTCTACGCTTGGACACAGACTGTGTTGTCCACGTGGCCAAGGCAAGAGTCAGCAGACCTGTCTGCCTCAGAGGACATCCTTCCGTTCAGCTCAGACTCTGGGATGTGCTGCGAGAATGACTCCGAGGCTGTGACCTCCCTGTCCGAGCCGCTGACACCGGACACTTGCAGCCAGGCCCTCTCCATCGGCCCGGAGCTGGAACAGGACGAGCATTCGTGTTCACTGGCAGAGGCgcacagccagccccagctcGCCGGGCCCACCAACTCCACGGATATCATCAAAGATTATGAACTGTGGCTGGAGACGTGCATTGCTGCCCTGGAGAGGAACGTCTCCGAGGAGGAACTGGCTAAGGTAGACAAGACCGTGGATGCGCTGGCTAAGTGGGAAATGTTTACGGGACAACTGCCTGCTATGAAGAAGGACCTACCCTTTGCTAGGGACAGCACTGGGCTACGGAAAGTTCTCGGAGATAAATTTTCCTCCTTGCGGAGGAAACTGAGTTCCAGAAAACTGTCCAAAGGGGAATCGTCCCCTCATCGCTGGCGGTGGGAAGAAAACTAG